The Metarhizium brunneum chromosome 3, complete sequence DNA window CATCAGGGCCCAACAACGTTGAAAGCCGCCGCAAGGTTCGGAAGGGCAACTGGGCGCCGTCCGCAGCGATCCTACCACCATCGATTGCTGGCGGTGACGCTTGAACTCGACGCTTGAGCCTGCCTCGTCCAATCAGCTGCCAGCTGCGCCCAGATGGCCCAGATGGCCCAGATGGCCCAGATGGCCCAGATGTCCCGCGCTGTCGTCCCAAGCCCCTGACTTCAAATGCCCATGAGCATTCGTCGTTCCAACAACCCCAACTTTCCTTTTGCCGCAAACCACATTTTCCCTGGCCATTCGCTACCACTGCCGCCGATCTGTTCTTGCGCCGTTTGCAGTACAATTTGATTCgactctctcttttttttccagTCTTGCTCTACCTCTCCTTTCACGACACTCGCTGTTCGCCCTCCTGGCTCTCGTCTCCACTCCCCAGTTGACACTCTCCCAAATCCTGCCCGTCACCTAGCACGTCGCGGATCTTTCACTTGGGGGAAACAAACATTCGACACCCAGCGCGCAGACCAACACATCCTCCGTGGCCATCAGACGAATCACTGACACGCTCCAACCTCAGCAATACTGCCATCCATCCACTTTGACCAACCGTGATTTATTTGCCCGCAGGGCTACCCGTATCACGGCCATATCGTCATGGCAAACCCGTAAGCCCTCCTCCGCGCTCTCCCTCAACACTTGGCGAAACGCCATGTTTACGCGATACACTGCACGCCTTTTGGATGCGCCTCTTGCTAATGCCGACGTTTAATAATAGCTTCAGCAGTgcccttctctccttttGGCACACCATGACGAGTAATGATCGACGTAAGCCCACCGTGTCTGGCATCTTGCATGCCTTTGCTTCCTGTGTTTGGTGCTTGGGATACTAAAACATGTTTTCAGACTCGACCTTTGATTCCCCCCAACGAACTGGTCGTCACGTTCCTCTTCACAATGGCCGAAACGGAATACTGACAGGCGTCGCTACTGCCTCAGACTCTCGTGCTGACATCACTTCTCCATACACCGACGAGGGAGGTCGCGGCTCGCCCATCCGTAATGGAACCCAAAGTCCCATCGCCCGGGGCTATTCACCTGGAATGCGCTCACAGTCAGCACAGCGAGGTGATGGTTTTGAAGTTCAGAGTCCTGGCGACGTTCCCATGCAGCCTTTCCAAGATGGCCTTCCTCCCCCGCCTCCCGTTCGCTATTCATGGGAACGCATTGACTCATGGGCCGAGGAGAATTATACCGAGCTGTGGGACCAACTGGGCGAAGGCGCCACGACCAACGACCTCAACGATCTAGAGCATCAACTCGATTGCTCCCTGCCACAAGACGTTCGTGAGTCGCTCATGGTTCACGACGGCCAGGAACGAGGAGGAAACCCTACCGGAATTATCTTTGGTTCTATGTTGATGGACTGTGAGGAAATCGTACAAGAGTGGGATCAATGGAGACGGGTCAACCATCAGTATCTGTTGGACAACTCACCTCCGAAGCCGACGACCCCGTCCAAAGCATTTGGCGGCAACAGTGAGGCTTCTTCATCAAAGCAGCAACCGCCACggccctcgtcttcgtcttctgcGGGTGACGGCGAATGGAGACAGAGCCTCCTCGCCCGCCAAGGCTCCGTCCCCGCCAACTCGGTTCAAAAGGCGTATGCGCACAGCGGCTGGATTCCCCTTGTTCGGGACTGGGGTGGCAACAACTTGGCTGTCGACCTGGCGCCTGGACCCAATGGCCGCTGGGGGCAAATTATTCTGTTTGGACGAGACTATGATACCAAATATGTTGTGGCACGGTCCTGGGCCGCTTTCCTCGCCCTGGTTGCCGATGACCTGAACAGTGGCAAGTGGTTCGTAGATGACGAGACTGGTGAGTTGAAGTTGAGGGAGTTCAAGGATGCACGAGTCGAGCCGGCCTATTTCAATATCCTGAGGTGGCGAATGGATCAAAAACACGGACGGCGACCCGGCCCCAATAAGCGCCAGTCGGTAGCCGCCGGAAAGGCTACTTCCCCTCTTGGATCACGCTCTGCCTCTCCGTATGGTAGCCCTGTTGAGCCCAATGGCGATGCTCGGGGTAGATCTTTGCAACGGTTGAGCGGTTCGTCACCCCTGGCAAGTCCCATGAGAGCGGGAGGATACGGCAGAAATCCCTTGAGTAGAGTGACGGAGGAATCTGCCATTCCCGAGGTGCCAAGCGCCGAAATCGAGCCCAGCCAACTGGTAGAGGTAGAGACTCCACGAGAGAGTGAAGAGGGAAAGAATGGTCTGCGCATAACAATGATGACCCGAGCCGACTCGGATGAACTCAGggacaaggagaatgagCATCCGGCAAAGATGAATCGCAAAGCGCCGGCAATCGTGGACGACGCAATGAAGACGATTGAGATTTGAGCGACGCATTACACCGAATGCGAGGCAATAAAAACATTTACAGAGACTCATTGCAGAGTTGTGGCATACAAAAACGAAGGCATGACTTTCAGCATTGACACACCTCCTCAACCCGCACCCCCGTGGCTGTGGGCATGGACAGTGTTGATATGGCTCGTATACATAGAGCAATCATATAGGCGTTTGGGGTGTCATAGTAACCGACCCGGAGAGGCTTTGTTGTTTGATTAATTTCTCAAGGGTCGAGGTTTTACACGGTACTTTTTGACAAGGCGGGGACTGATCCCGCATGATTAGGGAACAATGGAAGACGAAGATAAAATCAGCGTACAGAGTTTGTGGCCTTGGACTTTTATTTTCTCGCCGTTCTGCATGTTACATGCCGAGACTCGTTGCTGCCGACGGCAGGATGTGTATGGACGAAGTCTGAGGAAGCCGGTATCTCTATCATGTggcctttattttttttatttttttgcttAATCCGGCTATTACATGTGCGGCTGCTGCAGTCACTTGACCGGAGTGTAGTTTATTCACATTTTGATTCGCGTGTACGAGTATACGtgttaatattattattattctGGATGCAATGCAGGCCTGTGGGTAATTGCGCGATGTGTTCTGGAGGTTGCTGATCATGGCGAGTCGATGAGGATAATGGAGTATCTGTTAAGGTGGCTCGTGCCGTTCTGAATAAGCTAAAGGTGATTAGATATCTCGTGAAAGGGACGCGCATTTTGGGCTTTGTTCAGTCTCTCTATAAAGATGGCACGGGGTGGTGCAGGTCACTgtgaaacattgaaggcattCAGTGTTGTCGCTTGCCAGGCCACTCATTATCCAGCCTTGAGTGTTGTGAACTGAGATTTCTTTGGGGTCTATTCGAGTGCCGCTAGCTGCCTCGATAGAAATAACtacaccagaccagacccttAAGATGCCAACCCGCGTTGGTTGAACGCTTTCGGATAGCTGAGTAAACGCCACTCCCCACGGGGGCCGGTTGAGTTAACGTCTGGGTGCCTGGCTGCATGTGTGGTGCTCAGAGGCTAAAATTAGCGTCATCCAGCGCCACACCCGAGTAGTACTTGCTTAAGTATGTGAGCGGCGTCCAAGGCCATGACAGTATTCATAAGTAAACAGAAAACGTTAGATCTTGATCCTATTTCTCAATCACCATGTACTCTTGTTCTTATTTGGCTGGTATTCCCGGCCGATATGACTGCCCCCAGTTATCCGCaactttaaaaaaacatTCCTCTCCTTTGTCCCGTGGGGTCTACTGAAATACTATGTACTACCCCGGTTGCTCACTGTACGCGGAGTAAAGTAAATGTCTTAGCACTGCAGCCTTCGGTTCATCACGGTGACCCTAAATGCCAAGACGAGACGTGGTATGATTGTGTGGGGGATTGTGTCTTCTCGGTAACACACACCTCAAGaggtgccgccgccatggcgcagTATGGACCGCTCAATCCCAGCATACTACATACTCTCTGGCTCATCCAGTCTCTACAAGgatttatttttatttctatTCTTTTCGCTCTCGCTGTCTTTCCAATCAAAGGGACCAATGGTTCGTACTGGCGCATCTGCATTGGTGGTTGAAACCTACGCACGAGTCACGGCGCTCTGAGATAAAGCCTAGTAATATAGCCAATCGCCTTGGCTCGAAACAAGGCGGCTAAGACGCTCAAGAAATATCCTTCGGGCTGGAATCAAGAAACACGCACATCAGTCTAGGGTCGATGATGAGTTTGGTTATATTATTGAATATCCTAGCGGCCGGCCTCAATACCGGATGCTTTACAAGCATTCTCAGTGCTTCACACGCAAGCCACACCTTGTGagtgagagagagagagacgagTGGCCAAAAAGTCCATGTGCATTCTTGGTAGTATGTTTTGAGATCAACGTCAAACCTCTTATGCAATGACATCAACCTGAGATACCCGGGAGGAAAAGCTAGTACAATTCAACACACATGGCATTTGATCTTAATATAGCGATCCAGACAGACATCCAATAACAAGATTCGATATTATCATACGGTACATGCGTTCTAGTTTGTTGCGGGATCGATGACCGGCTACCCAGTTCCAAGCTGTGCCGTAAAACGCCCGCCAATGATTCAACGCTGATTTCTGTTTGCAACTTCTGTACTTTGTTCTTTGTTTGTGCCCTGCTGCCAGCAGTTTATGGGCCCATCCTTGGTGAGGTACTGGGATTTGCATTTGGTGCTGGTTGTCCCCCTCGCAGGTTGATTTGTCCGATACGAGAGACAATGTTGCTGCCTACAGCATCGACCGCCCCCCTGGGAGAAGTGAGCGTAGGTCCCGCTGGCGCAGTTTCTTGCACGCGGAATAGTTTGATTGCCGTGCCACTCCAGATGCCCATTGTTCCCTTCGCAATCTGCATCTCATTGGAAAAGACGACGCCCCATAACAGCGATTCGTACCACCCCAAGGCAAGGGGAGACCACTCAAAAGAATGGACCCGAGCCGGAGAAGGTTCTATACCAATCAAATCAATCTCTTGGATGCGACGAACAAGCTCTGGAGTTAGCACTTCTCGACCAGCCTGACGAGGCAACACACTAGAAACCTGCTGGATCAACGTCAAGATGCTGTGAAGAGGTAGCTCTGGCAGCCAGCCGTCGATCCACTGGGAGGTAGGCTCAAATGAACCACTCTGCATTCTTGCCGAGGACGATTGCCCGCCAAGACTTGTAGTACTATTCTGTCTCGAGAACGAGCGGCTTCCAGCTGGCATCTTGCCACGAGCCTTTTCCGACATGCCACGCAGCTGAGTTGggacggcatcatcaaagTTGCCTGCTGATGAGGCTTGTGACACGTTCTCACTCGTCGTCGATTGGGTCGGCGTCGGTTGAGGGTCTTCATCACTATCGTCGTCAGAGTCCCCAATCGCAAAAGTGCCATCCTCAGTGATTTCATCTAAAATTGGAGACTTGACTGGAGCAACAGATGGGCTTCGTGTGGAATCGAATGAGCTTCGGATAGATCCAGAGTCTACCGAGTCGACACGATCCTTCTTCAGCCGTTTTCTTCGCTCAATCTCCTCTTGGCCACTTTCAAGCGTGAAAGACCGCAAAGCTTCGATTCGCTTTCGATTTTTGATAATAGCCAGGACAAGTTCAGGGTTCTTCCGATAGTTATGGTCGATGATGGCACTTATGGATTCCATGAGTGAGTGCAAGAGTTGATAGTTCGTCTCGTTCGCGAGAAGAAACGATGGGGATGACATAGACGTGAACAGGTGCATTAGCTGTGAGCTGCCTGCCGCACCGAGTCCCTGAATATATGGCGATATGTTGTTAATAACCGCCAAGAGGGCCGGATAGATGGCTGTGAAGCTGCCTTGGCTTGATGTAATGAGATTGTAGATGGAATGGATCAGGAAATCGCAATACGTGCCCTTGAAGCCGTTGATGCGGATGCCTACAGGTAGGCTGTCTTGACCCTCGAATTGCTTGTTCAGACTAGGACCAAACTTTGAGTCAACACTTAGCGTCTGGAGCAAGAATGCGCACATTCGGACGACTCCCTGCTTGGCGGGTTCGTTTTTGTACTCCAGCGCATAAAATATTGTTAACACCACAAAGTCATGCACTCGGTTCGTATCAATGATGAAGGATCGAAATCGCTTATTGCATTGTGTTATTTCCCAGAAGAACATCAGGATTTCAGGTGCGAAGTTGGTAGTGGCCTGAGCCCCTGGCAGGTATGATGTCTTTTCTTGGAGTGGCTGGCTGAGTATTCTCGACATGCCATCAACGATAAACTGAAAGTCTTGCGGTCGGTGCAAACGACCCAGGAAATGGCGGTAAAAGTTCTTGGAAGATATACTCGACTGAGTGGTCTGTTCAGGAATCGGGTATACGAGTAGCGTGAGCAGAAACTCTAGAGAATAAGTCACCAATATTTGCTTCGCATCTTTGAACCCCAGTGTGTTATACGGCACTCGCCAGCTTGCCGGGTTGAATTTGAGAGTCTACGTATCAGTTAGCGTCTAAAATATACGACACCATTTCCTGACTATGCAGTCAAACGTACCGTATTAAGTAGAGAGCAGAGAACCGAAAGGACAATTTGCTTGTCCTGGCAGGTGCAGAGATATGTCAACGTTCGTGTTCCAGCTTGAGCGAGAACTCCTGGTGTGGAGTACATGCTTTGACcagccagcgccagcagTAGTCGTAGGATCTCCGCCCGGTTGCTCTCAAGTTCCTTGGTTGTGGCAACGGCATTATTGCATCCAACACCGCTCTGCCATATTGCGTAGGTGACTTTGTCGTGGCCATGAGGTTGACGAGTAATGGTAAGGTCGGAATAAAAGAGTAAATCTATCAGAGTGTCTATTAGCTCCTCTGCAAGGGGCTTGACTTCTTCGTATTCCTCAGCATTAGGTTTGCTTTCTTCTTTGTCATTCTCTGCTCCGTCGAAAAGGACTTCGTTTGCGATGATGGCCCGCCGTGTTTTCCTTCGACGCTGGCCCCAAAAGAAGCGTTCTTGCCAGCTACTTAGGCTCTCTTTTTCGTATAGATAGGGAAGCAACCGAGTTAATACTCGAATGCAGTTCAAGGCATCCTTCTCGGGAGCGAGCTCGGGATCGGGAAACGATGGATGGTATCGAAGCAGGAATAGCCGCGACGTTAATGCTAATATTAAGGTTTCGATGTTTTCTAATGCTTTGTCCCGGGTTCTTCGGATGTCGTTTGGAGAGAAAAGGCTGAAAACATCCTCGGAAGATTCTGGAAGCTCCCAAAACTACACACTCTCGTAAGTAAGCAACAATAATTGTAGCAGCTGGGCTTTGTGGGTGGCTCTGTGTACCGATGTCCAGTATGGATCGCCTGAAGGAATATGGCGTTCCTCAGAGAGCTTGAAAATGCCTTGCTTGAAGACAATCTTGGAATCGCTTGCGCCCATCTCTGCAGCGCAAGGCTGTCGCCTTCAACTCCGGAATCTAAGGATGACGTTGCGGAATGGAGGACCAGCCAAACTGGACGTGGAGTACGAAGCCTCCGTGCCTCGAATGCCCAATGCCAGCTCAAGGCAATGAGGGAGCAGGTCCGCAGCTCTATCTCAACCAATCATTCAAGACAAATATGGGTCCCATCAATCGATGCTAGcagtagtacggagtactgtacggagtgcaaTGTACCCTGTACCTAGATGGCTTATCGATAACATCACAATGGGCAAAGGCCGCTTCACTTTTTCAACGGCTCGTGATTGCTCCTTGTGCCGCAATATAAGACAGTATTGGCTTATCTGCACCCAGCATCTGAGATGCTTCGCGTTCGATGCTGCAGTGGTCAATTGGCCAGGTCGCTGCATTGTACAAGAGCCCAACAGGTCGCAAGCCCACTGCGGAGGTCAAGGCCTCTGTCCACAACCCAGTACTTGACCACGGACCCGAGCGATGGCAAACCCGCGCCCAGCACCCAAACACCACGAAAGCAAGACCGAGATGAGCAGAAACCCGAGGAAACCCAAAAGAAATGGGCATCGTTTTTCAAACCCGAAGCAGTAGGCCAATCCGAAACTACTTTGCCTTCGAACGGCGACTCGACACCTGCCGAGGCGCGTGATCAGAGTAATAGGGGAATTTGGACAACGCTCCGCTCGAGAATGGAGGTTTCTAAAGATAACGAGGCCACAGAGACGGCCGTTTTAAAAAATAATGAGAAGGACGCCGACACAGCAACGAGCGACGAAGCCTCGGagccaacaccgaagaagGGAGCATCAAAATCCAAACGGATAAGAGGCAAAGCGGCCTTGGACGTAAAAGTAATTAGACCACATAAGTTGAAGCTAAAACCTGTCAAGGAAAACGTGTCTCAACAACCGCCACCGCACTTGAGCTATAACTTGGACAGAGTGCTTTTTAATCCCGGGGTGTATCATATGCAGGATCATCGGTCTGGCGTATTCAATTTCGATCCCTACTTGGCATCCATCATGCCTGTTGACGAATTTGATTTTGACGCATTGAAAGAATATACAACGTCATCCAAAGACTCCAAGCTACGAGAGCTATGTGCTGCACACGGACTTAAATACTGTGGCTCAACATCAAGTATGACATCCATTTTATCGCACTTTCACTTTCTCCTTTCGGCTTGGAGGCAACCAAATTTTGATAGCCTTTCCAAGTCGCTTACGCCCGAGTCCCTGAATTTCACCGCCCTTAGCCGTGGGCCAGCCGCTGCATTTGCACACTTCAAAGACGGCGTGTATGCAATTGACGCAGACAAGGAGTACGATACGGAGAATATTCTTAGCATGCTGGGCAAGTCGATGGAGAAGTTACTTACGTTGCCAAAGGAAGAGTTTGAAAAGTACCGACGTTCAGGCTCCCATAAACTTtcggaagaagaaaagaatgcAGAGGAGGCGTATCACTTCACCACACTCGGCGACTTTATGATGCGGTCACAACTTGACGCCCACGATCCTCGATTGCCCGGCTCAGGGGTGTTTGATTTAAAAACAAGGGCGGTAGTCTCGATACGGATGGACGTAAAGGGCTATGAAAAGGGAGTCGGCTACGAGATCCGGAAGCGCTTTGGACAATGGGAATCCTTTGAACGCGAGTATTACGATATGATTCGAGCAGCATTCTTGAAGTACTCGTTACAGGTCCGGATGGGCCgcatggatggcattttTGTAGCCTTCCATAACACGCAGAGGATATTCGGGTTTCAATACATCAGTTTGGCAGAAATGGACCATGCAATTCATGGCACACACGATCCACGGCTGGGGGATGAGGAGTTCAAGGGCAGCATTGCCTTGCTTAATGACCTCATGAATCGAGCCACTCAGCGATTTCCGGGGCGAACTCTACGATTACATGTCGAGACACGGCCAACAAAGGTTCCTCTGACTTACTTTTTTGTAGAGCCAGTAACCGAAGAGGAAATGAGAAAGACACAAGAGGCCGAGAAGCCGTCAATGGAGCAACTAGAGCGCGAAATTCAGAGTCTCAGTCGTGAAGAACGAGAGGCAGAGTCTGCTGGAGCTACCGAGACTGTTCCAGGAGAAACGACGAAGGGTGAAGAGTCCGATAGAGGTTCTGATGATATTTCCGTCGACGATCCACAGAATGAGGATACTTGGAAGGAAATGATGTCCAAGGTTGACGAAGCAGTCGAGAATGAATCCCTGGGGGTGCGGTCCATACGAGAGGCAGTCCAGGAAGCCCTTGAACAGAGTGGTCTTCTTCAAAATAAGACAGAATTGGAGAGCGAGAAATACTTGGATGAACTGGTTTCGGCGCTCACGGCCCATTCGTCGGAAGCTAAAGAGTCACGGCAGGCTCAGGCAGATAAAGATGAAGAAACTGACGAAAAAAAGGCGACGGATGGCCAACCCGACTCTGATAGCACCACATTGGCCAACCTTATTGTCAAAGTGACCAGAGGTATCAACAAGAACAGTACCAACTTGAGACCATTTGAACGCAAGGTTGTCGACTTGGCAAC harbors:
- the cot-2 gene encoding Glucan synthesis regulatory protein; protein product: MTSNDRHSTFDSPQRTGRHVPLHNGRNGILTGVATASDSRADITSPYTDEGGRGSPIRNGTQSPIARGYSPGMRSQSAQRGDGFEVQSPGDVPMQPFQDGLPPPPPVRYSWERIDSWAEENYTELWDQLGEGATTNDLNDLEHQLDCSLPQDVRESLMVHDGQERGGNPTGIIFGSMLMDCEEIVQEWDQWRRVNHQYLLDNSPPKPTTPSKAFGGNSEASSSKQQPPRPSSSSSAGDGEWRQSLLARQGSVPANSVQKAYAHSGWIPLVRDWGGNNLAVDLAPGPNGRWGQIILFGRDYDTKYVVARSWAAFLALVADDLNSGKWFVDDETGELKLREFKDARVEPAYFNILRWRMDQKHGRRPGPNKRQSVAAGKATSPLGSRSASPYGSPVEPNGDARGRSLQRLSGSSPLASPMRAGGYGRNPLSRVTEESAIPEVPSAEIEPSQLVEVETPRESEEGKNGLRITMMTRADSDELRDKENEHPAKMNRKAPAIVDDAMKTIEI
- the HID1 gene encoding Protein HID1, which translates into the protein MGASDSKIVFKQGIFKLSEERHIPSGDPYWTSFWELPESSEDVFSLFSPNDIRRTRDKALENIETLILALTSRLFLLRYHPSFPDPELAPEKDALNCIRVLTRLLPYLYEKESLSSWQERFFWGQRRRKTRRAIIANEVLFDGAENDKEESKPNAEEYEEVKPLAEELIDTLIDLLFYSDLTITRQPHGHDKVTYAIWQSGVGCNNAVATTKELESNRAEILRLLLALAGQSMYSTPGVLAQAGTRTLTYLCTCQDKQIVLSVLCSLLNTTLKFNPASWRVPYNTLGFKDAKQILVTYSLEFLLTLLVYPIPEQTTQSSISSKNFYRHFLGRLHRPQDFQFIVDGMSRILSQPLQEKTSYLPGAQATTNFAPEILMFFWEITQCNKRFRSFIIDTNRVHDFVVLTIFYALEYKNEPAKQGVVRMCAFLLQTLSVDSKFGPSLNKQFEGQDSLPVGIRINGFKGTYCDFLIHSIYNLITSSQGSFTAIYPALLAVINNISPYIQGLGAAGSSQLMHLFTSMSSPSFLLANETNYQLLHSLMESISAIIDHNYRKNPELVLAIIKNRKRIEALRSFTLESGQEEIERRKRLKKDRVDSVDSGSIRSSFDSTRSPSVAPVKSPILDEITEDGTFAIGDSDDDSDEDPQPTPTQSTTSENVSQASSAGNFDDAVPTQLRGMSEKARGKMPAGSRSFSRQNSTTSLGGQSSSARMQSGSFEPTSQWIDGWLPELPLHSILTLIQQVSSVLPRQAGREVLTPELVRRIQEIDLIGIEPSPARVHSFEWSPLALGWYESLLWGVVFSNEMQIAKGTMGIWSGTAIKLFRVQETAPAGPTLTSPRGAVDAVGSNIVSRIGQINLRGGQPAPNANPSTSPRMGP
- the pet127 gene encoding mRNA degradation protein pet127, with the translated sequence MLRVRCCSGQLARSLHCTRAQQVASPLRRSRPLSTTQYLTTDPSDGKPAPSTQTPRKQDRDEQKPEETQKKWASFFKPEAVGQSETTLPSNGDSTPAEARDQSNRGIWTTLRSRMEVSKDNEATETAVLKNNEKDADTATSDEASEPTPKKGASKSKRIRGKAALDVKVIRPHKLKLKPVKENVSQQPPPHLSYNLDRVLFNPGVYHMQDHRSGVFNFDPYLASIMPVDEFDFDALKEYTTSSKDSKLRELCAAHGLKYCGSTSSMTSILSHFHFLLSAWRQPNFDSLSKSLTPESLNFTALSRGPAAAFAHFKDGVYAIDADKEYDTENILSMLGKSMEKLLTLPKEEFEKYRRSGSHKLSEEEKNAEEAYHFTTLGDFMMRSQLDAHDPRLPGSGVFDLKTRAVVSIRMDVKGYEKGVGYEIRKRFGQWESFEREYYDMIRAAFLKYSLQVRMGRMDGIFVAFHNTQRIFGFQYISLAEMDHAIHGTHDPRLGDEEFKGSIALLNDLMNRATQRFPGRTLRLHVETRPTKVPLTYFFVEPVTEEEMRKTQEAEKPSMEQLEREIQSLSREEREAESAGATETVPGETTKGEESDRGSDDISVDDPQNEDTWKEMMSKVDEAVENESLGVRSIREAVQEALEQSGLLQNKTELESEKYLDELVSALTAHSSEAKESRQAQADKDEETDEKKATDGQPDSDSTTLANLIVKVTRGINKNSTNLRPFERKVVDLATQARKADFIPAHERDARRDADDAELVESAADVDVDTKTDGSVPEEPTPELLGMYVTIRNKVNGEFVDRPFGAEKKFDWSVQYTITELPDKRAQSIYPKIKKRRKDVLATDPGARSADWYRMFKGKLPMMTKKGEKFRERRKQKEARSPVYVAWDKVPLPSNAGSS